The following proteins are co-located in the Solanum pennellii chromosome 8, SPENNV200 genome:
- the LOC107026700 gene encoding uncharacterized protein LOC107026700, whose translation MAMSTLLSLSVSIHPPKPLQKPNSMCAQPNSISRRQVFFTGSNLLLSQLIPKSDAQTNSNNFLSGIANTKSWFQFYGDGFSIRVPPEFQDLTEPEDYNAGLSLYGDKAKPKKFAARFASSDGSEVLSVIIRPSNQLKITFLEAKDITDLGSLKEAAKIFVPAGSTLYSVRTIKIKEDEGFRTYYFYEFVRDEQHVALVAAVNSGKAVIAGATAPESKWAEDGLKLRSAAVSMTIL comes from the exons ATGGCCATGTCCACGCTCCTCTCCCTGTCCGTGTCTATCCACCCACCAAAACCTTTGCAAAAACCCAATTCAATGTGTGCCCAACCTAACTCTATTTCGAGAAGACAAGTGTTTTTCACTGGTTCTAATTTATTGCTCTCTCAATTAATTCCAAAATCCGACGCCCAAACCAATTCCAATAATTTTCTTTCAGGTATTGCCAATACTAAGTCTTGGTTCCAATTCTATGGCGACGGCTTTTCTATTCGTGTTCCACCGGAATTTCAGGACCTCACTGAGCCGGAG GATTATAATGCTGGCCTATCACTATATGGAGATAAGGCTAAGCCCAAAAAATTTGCAGCACGTTTTGCTTCTTCTGATGG ATCCGAAGTTTTAAGTGTCATAATTCGTCCATCCAATCAGCTGAAGATCACTTTCTTAGAG GCTAAAGATATTACTGATTTAGGTTCACTTAAGGAGGCAGCAAAAATATTTGTTCCAG CTGGCTCAACACTATATTCTGTCCgcacaataaaaattaaagaagatgAGGGTTTCAG GACAtactatttttatgaatttgtgAGAGATGAGCAACACGTTGCATTAGTGGCTGCTGTTAACAGTGGAAAG GCCGTCATTGCTGGTGCCACGGCCCCCGAAAGCAAATGGGCCGAGGATGGTTTGAAGCTCCGATCTGCTGCAGTATCAATGACAATTCTATAA